Within Schumannella luteola, the genomic segment CACCTCCGTCCAGGCCGGCGGGATGGCGAGGGCGTCGAAGCGCGCCCGCAGCTCGGCGTCGCGCACGGTCGCTCCGGCGGCGTCGCGGTAGCCGAAGCCGCGCCCTGAGGCGACGCGGCGGTATCCCGGTCCGGCAGAGTCGCTGCGGCGCAATCGCATGCGCTGACGGTAGGTCGCGAACGCGGCGCGACCCATCCGCATGCAGTCCGCATCCAGCAGGATGGGAGCGTGCCCTCACCCGAGATCCCTGGACTCGACGCTCTCGTCGCTCGTGCACTCGATCTGCTTCACGGCTCCCCCGCCGCACCCGGCCGGTCACGCACCCGCGTGCTGATCGGCATCGCCGGCAGCCCCGGCGCCGGCAAGACGACCCTCGCGAAGGCGCTCGTCGCCCGACTCGGCGAGCGCGAGGACGGGATCGCGGGGTACCTGCCACTCGACGGCTTCCACCTCGCCAACGCCACGCTCGACCGGCTCGGGATCCACGACCGCAAGGGCGCCATCGACACCTTCGACGGCTGGGGCTTCGTGGGCCTGCTCGAGCGGGTGCGCCGCGAGCTCGACCACACCGTCTACGCGCCCAGCTTCCGCCGCGAGGTGGATGAGGGCGTCGCCGGCGAGATCGCCGTCGAGCCCGAGCACCGCATCGTGGTCGTCGAGGGCAACTACCTGCTCGACGACGCCGAGCCGTGGGACGAGATCGTCGCCCTGCTCGACGAGGCCTGGTTCTGTGCGGCGCCCGACGACGCCCGGGTCGAACGGCTCGTCGACCGGCACACGCGCCACGGGCGCAGCGTCGAGGCGGCCACCGCCTGGGCGCACGACGTCGACGGCGTCAATGCCGAGCGCATCGAGCGCAGCGCCTCGCGCGCGGTGCTGCGCGTCTCGGGCGTCGACGGCCGCATCCTCGCGCCGCTCGACTGAGAGCGACGCGATCGGATCGCGCACCGCGCCGCGCGCGCCGCGCGATCCGCTCATGACTCGGGCCCGGCGGGGAGAGATGACTCCCCCGCCGGGCCCGATCCGTGTCGACGCCCTCCGCGCCGAGCACTCCTGTCGCGCGATCAGCCCTTCGTCGCGCCCGCCAGCAGGCCGCGCACGAAGAAGCGCTGCAGCGAGAAGAAGACGACCAGCGGCACGATGATCGAGATGAACGCGCCCGCCGACTGCAGGTACCACTGAGCACCCCACGAACCGGAGAGCGAGTTCAGCGTCTGCGTCAGCGGCAGGGATGACGAGGGCGCGAAGATCGTCGCCACCAGCAGGTCGTTCCAGACCCAGAGGAACTGGAAGATCGCGAACGAGGCGATCGCCGGCATCGCCAGCGGCAGGATCAGGCGGAAGAAGATCTGCCCGTGACCCGCGCCATCCACCCGAGCCGCCTCGATGATCTCGCCGGGGATCTCGCTGATGAAGTTGTGCAGCAGGAAGATCGCCAGCGGCATCGCGAAGACGGCGTGCGCGATCCACACGGTCGCGAAGCTGTGGTCGGCGTCGCGCAGGTCGAAGCCGGGGAACACGCTCACGCCGTTGATCGTGAGACCTCGCGAGAACAGGCTGAGCAGCGGCACCAGCGCCATCTGGATCGGCACGATCTGCAGAGCGAACACCGCGACGAAGGCGACGCTGCGGCCCTTGAACGGGATCCACGCGAAGGCGTACGCCGCGAGCGAGGCCACCGCGATCGGGATGAGCGTCGCCGGGATCGCGATCGCCAGCGAGTTGATGAACGACTGCCCGAGGGTCAGCGCGGTGCCGCCCGAGGTCAGCGCCGAGAAGTAGTTGTCGAGCGTGAACGACGGGTTCGTGAAGACCGTCCACCAGCCGGACGACGACGAGTCGGCGCCGGGTCGGAACGAGGTCACGAAGAGGCCGAAGGTCGGGATCGTCCAGATGATCGCGATGATGATCGCCGCGATCGTGGCGCCCTTCGAGGTGAGCTTGTTGCGCGCGGCGCGCTCCTGGCGCTTGACCTCGCGCTCCGAGATCGCCGTCGCCCGACGGATTCCGGGCTCGTCGATGGCGGTCATCAGCGCACCTCCTTCTGCTTGCGCATCTGTCGCACGTTGTAGATGATCAGCGGCAGCACGAAGAGGAACAGCACCACGGCCAGCGCCGAGGAGTGCCCGTAGCTCTGGAACCGCTGCTGCTGGTTGACCATCTCGAAGCCCAGCACGGTCGAGTTGTTCCGACCGCCGGTCATGACCGCGACGATGTCGTAGACCTTGAGCGACGCGATCGTGATCGTCGTCAGCACCACGATCACCGACGAGCGGATGCCGGGCACGGTCACGTTGCGGAAGACCTCCCAGGCGTTCGCGCCATCCAGTCGGGCCGCCTCGATCTGCTCCGTCGGCACGCCCTTGATGGCCGCCGAGAGGATCACCATGGCGAAGCCGGTCTGCGTCCAGATGAAGACGAGCAGCAGGCAGAAGGTGTTGAGCACCTCGTTCGACAGCCACGACACCGGCTGGCCGCCGAGCCCGGTGACGATCGCGTTCAGCAGTCCGATCTGCTGGCCCTCGCGGAAGTCGTAGACGAACTTCCAGATGATGCCGGCGCCGACGAAGGAGATCGCGACCGGCATGAAGACGAGCACCTTGAGGAACTTCTCGCCGCGCGCCTTGTCGATGAAGACCGCGTAGACGAGGCCGATCAGCGTCGAGATGACCGGCGCGATGAGCGCCCAGATCAGCGTGTTGATGACCGACCAGAAGCCGTCGGGGTTCGTGAAGGTCCAGGCGTAGTTCTCGAGGCCGACGAAGGTCTTGCCGGTCTTGTCGAAGAACGACTGCCAGATCGTCGAGAGCGCCGGATACACCAGACCGAGGATCAGCAGCAGCGCCGCCGGGGCCAGGAAGATCACCAGCTGGAAGACGTAGCCCGATCCCTCGCGAGCCCGATAGTCGGCGAAGAACAGCAGAGCACCGGCGAGCAGCGCGATGCCGACGACGTAGAGCGTCGCGTTCTGCAGCGGCCGCAGCATCATGAACGCGATCACCGGGATGATGAAGCACGCGGCCAGTCGCAGCACGAAGTAGCCCGGGCCCGGGCGGGGCGCGAACTCGATGAGCACGAGGATGATCGCCACCACTGCGGCGAAGGCGACCACCATGATCGGGATCTGAACCAGCGGGTGCAGCCCGCCGAGGAAGCGGAAGAAGCTGTTGAGCGAGAAGCCGAGCGACGTCGGCGCCGCTCCGGAGACGGCGGGTCGAGTGACCAGCACGAGGAAAAGCGCGACGATCCCGACCGCGGCCACCGCCACGATCGCCCCCGTCACGCTGCGGGGGATGCGACGGCGTCGGGTGACGCCCGGACTGAGGACGGCCATGGGGATCTGCCTTCCTGCGCGGCGCTGCGCGGGTCAGGAGGTTTCGGGACTTCGGATGTTCAGGTGCGCGGAGATGAAGCACCGGCCGGGGAGGGGCTCTGCACCCTCCCCGGCCGGTAGCTCAGCGGATCAGTTGTCGTAACCCGCCTGGATGTCGGCCAGCACCTTGTCGGTCGGGGTGCCGTCGATCCAGTTGACCATCCCCTTCCAGAACGATCCCGAGCCGACGGTCGCCGGCATCAGGTCGGAGGCGTCGAAGCGCACCGTGGTGTCGTCGCTCTGCAGCGTCTTCATCGTCTCGGTGAGGAACTCGCTCGAGGCCAGGGTCGGGTCGGCGCCCTTGTTGGCCGAGACCACGCCGCCCAGCTTCACGCGGGCGTTCGCCCACTCCGGGGTCGACATGTACTCGATGACCTTCTGCACGTTCGCGTCGTCGGAGAATCCGGTGACGAACTCGCCACCGGCCTCGACCGACTTCTGGCCGGCCTCCTCGCCGGGGAGCACGAAGGCGTAGACATCGCCGTCAGGAGCGACCTTGGTGGTCTCGCCCGCCGCGTTCTTGGTCTCGAGGAAGTTCGACGAGAGGAACGACGCCTGGTGGGTCATCGGGCAGCTGCCGTCGGCGACCTTGGCGGCCACGTCAGCGAACGCGGTCGAGTTGATGCTCTTCACGTCGCCGAAGCCCGCGTTGACGTACTGCGGGTCGAGCAGGATCTGACCGACGGAATCGAAGGCCTTCTTGATCTGCGGGTCGGTGAACTTGACCTTGCCGGACACCCAGTCGTCGTAGGTGTCAGGGCCGGCCTGACGAAGGACGAGGTCCTCGATCCAGTCCGTGCCGGGCCAGCCGGACGCGGCGTCGGAGGCGAAGCCGGCGCACCACGAGGGACCGCCGCTCTTCTCGGTGATCGTCTTGGTCAGGGAGATCAGCTCGTCCCAGGTCTGCGGGACCTCGACGCCCCACTCCTTGAACTTCGCCGGCGAGTACCAGACGTAGCCCTTCAGGTTGGCGAGCATCGGCGCGGCGTAGAACTTGCCGTCGTCCGTGCCGTAGGCCTTCCAGTCCTCACCCCAGTACTTGTCGACGTTCTTCGAGACGGCGTCGCTCGCCTCCTTGACCTCGCCGGTGCCGATGAGGCTCTTCAGCAGACCGGGCTGCGGCACGATCGCGATGTCCGGGGCGGATCCGCCCGTCACCTTCGTGACGATGTTGCCCTCGAAGCTCTTGTCACCGGTGTACTTGACCTTGATGCCGGTGTCCTTGGTGAACTGGTCGAAGGACTTGTTCAGGGCGTCGGCTTCACCGCCCGTGATGCCGCCGGAGATCTCGACGGTGGTCTTGCCAGAGCCACCGTCCCCGCTGCTCTCCGCGCATCCCGCCAGAATCAGCGCTGCAGCGCCGGCGAACGCCATCGGCACGAGAAGCCGGCGTCGTCGAGTCCAGTTGCTCATCTTTCCTCCTCATCGAGTACGCGACCTCCGGGTCGCCGACGGGTGGAGTCGAGCGAACGCGCCGGGGGTACGCGCTACTTCAACCTTCGTGCAGGTGATGGCGAGCGGTCAACAGTTGAGACGATCACAACTCGATAACCACCCAAATCGTTTGCGGCGAGCACCATCGCGCGGCGAGCGATTCGAGGGCCGGGGAGTCAGCCGACGACCTTCTTCCACGCCGCTTCGAGGCGACGCTGCAGGTCGGGATGCGGCAGGTCGGTCGCCGCGGTCAGCCCGTCGGCGTCGACGGTGAAATCGGCCGGCACCGCCTTCGAGCCGAGGCTCGTGTCGTCGAGGTAGATGCGCACCCGGTCGCTCGTGCCCTCGATGCCGGCCTGCACGGCCTTCAGGATGCGCTCGGCCTCCTCGGTCGAGGTGAGCGGGTCGATCCCGATGTCGAGGTGGCCCTTGCTCAGATCGATCTTGAGCACGGCCGTCTCGCCCACGAGGTCGGGGACGACCGCGACGAACGGCACGCCGACGGCGTAGGCGGCGGGGACTGTGGCGACGATCTGCCCGTCGCGGTGCATCTGGTAAGTCACCTCGTCCCAGCCGGGGTCGGTCGGGAACCGGGCGAGGGCCTGATCCCAGCCTTCGCGCGTCGTCGCGATCACGGTCAGCAGCCGACTCGGGGTGCGATCGACGGCGGGCTCGACCCAGGCGATGTCGGCCGAACCCGCGAACTCGCTCGCCAGCGCGGTGGATTCGGGCGCGAGCCGCAGCGCGCGGCGCAGCACGCCGGGGCTGCCGGCGATGCCGCCCCAGCCGAGCTTCGACAGGGATCCCTCCGGCACCGACGTCTCGACCGCCGCCGCGACCTCGTCGAAGGGCGCGTCCGCCGGAGCGTAGAGGTCGAAGCCGATGTCGGTGAAGCCGCGCGAGCGTCCGATCGCGATCTCGGCGCCGGGCCATCGAACGAGCGCGTCGTCGAAGATGTCGAGCTTGCCGGAGTCGCCGGCCGTGACGTTGATGTAGTCCCGCCCGTCGGGTGACTGGGCGATCAGCTGATAGCGGCTGTCGAGGCGGGCGTCGCGCAGCTCGCGGAACCCGCTCTGCACGACCGATCTCGCCGTGCCCTGGGCGACGCCCAGCCGGGTGACGTCGCGGTCGATGCGGGCCCAGCGCAGGCCGTCGACGGTCGCGGCCCACGCCGCGATGGCGAGCTTCGCGTCGCCGCCCTCGGGCTTCGTCCGGTCGAGCGACGGCAGCAGCACGGTGATCGGCCCGGCATCGATGCGCACATCAGAGAAGGCACCGCCCTGATCGGCCGCGTGATCGATGACGTCGCGCCCGATCCCCTCGATCGCCTGGGCGGGATCGCCCTTCGCGGTGATGCGCAGATCGCCGATCCGCGACTTCCCGGTGCGGCTCAGCTCGACGCTCGCGACGGACGGGCGTCCGCTCATCCACTCGGCGAAATCGTCGGACTCGCGGTAGGCGGGCAGACAGGCCGACAGCACGGATGCGACGACACCGCCGATCAGCAGCGCCGCCAGCACTCGACGAGCTCGCGCGGTGACGGAACGTGTTCGACTTCCCCTCGACTTCACGCCTCGAGCCTAGGCGACGACGAGCGCTCGGGAACGACGAAGGGGCCGGGCCATACGGCCCGACCCCTTCAGAAGAAGATCGAATTACTTGTTGATCTTGGTGACCTTGCCGGCGCCCACGGTGCGGCCACCCTCACGGATGGCGAAGCCGAGGCCCTCCTCCATGGCGATGGGCTGGATCAGCTCGACCGTCATGTCGGTGGTGTCGCCGGGCATGACCATCTCGGTGCCCTCGGGCAGCGTGATGACGCCGGTGACGTCGGTGGTGCGGAAGTAGAACTGCGGGCGGTAGTTCGCGTAGAACGGGTTGTGACGCCCACCCTCATCCTTCGACAGGATGTACGCGGTGCCCTCGAAGTTCGTGTGCGGCGTGACCGAACCCGGCTTCACGACGACCTGACCGCGCTCGACATCCTCGCGCTTGGTGCCGCGGAGGAGCAGACCACAGTTCTCGCCGGCCCAGGCCTCGTCGAGCTGCTTGTGGAACATCTCGATACCCGTGACCGTGGTCTTCTGCGTCGGGCGGATGCCGACGATCTCGACCTCGGAGTTGATGGCGAGGGTGCCACGCTCGGCGCGGCCGGTGACGACCGTTCCACGACCGGTGATGGTGAAGACGTCCTCGATGGGCATGAGGAACGGCTTGTCCTTGTCACGCACCGGGTCGGGGATGTTGTCGTCGACGGCCTCCATGAGGTCGAGGACCGACTGGGCCCACTTCTCGTCGCCCTCGAGAGCCTTGAGGCCCGAGACGCGGACGACGGGGGCGTTGTCGCCATCGAAGTCCTGCGAGGAGAGGAGCTCGCGAACCTCGAGCTCGACGAGCTCCAGGATCTCCTCGTCGTCGACCATGTCCGACTTGTTCAGCGCGACGAGCAGGTACGGCACACCAACCTGCTTGGCGAGCAGAACGTGCTCGCGGGTCTGAGCCATCGGGCCGTCGGTCGCCGCGACCACGAGGATCGCGCCGTCCATCTGAGCGGCACCGGTGATCATGTTCTTGATGTAGTCAGCGTGACCCGGGGCGTCGACGTGCGCGTAGTGGCGCTTCGGCGTCTCGTACTCGACGTGCGAGATGTTGATCGTGATGCCGCGCTGGCGCTCCTCGGGAGCGGAGTCGATCGAAGCGAAGTCGCGCTTCACGTTGGTGTCCGACGGGTACTTGTCGGCGAGCACCTTCGAGATGGCAGCGGTGAGCGTGGTCTTGCCGTGGTCGACGTGACCGATCGTTCCGATGTTGACGTGCGGCTTGGTCCGCTCGAACTTGGCCTTAGCCACTTGGGTCCTCCTAGGACTCGGTTGAGCGCGTCCGGATGGATTCCGAACGCTCCAGGTTGGTGTGTGTAGTTATGTTACTCAGCGCCGCGGGCCGCCGGAGCCACCCGCGGCGCTGAAGGACTTACTCGCCCTTGGCCTTCTGCACGATCTCCTCGGCCACAGCCTTGGGGACCTCGGAGTAGCTGTCGAAGGTCATCGAGTAGACGGCGCGGCCCGAGGTCTTCGAGCGCAGGTCGCCGACGTAGCCGAACATCTCCGAGAGCGGGACCTTCGCCGAGACGACCTTGACGCCGGTGGCGTCCTCCATCGACTGGATCTGGCCACGACGCGAGTTCAGGTCGCCGATGACGTCGCCCATGTACTCCTCGGGCGTGCGCACCTCGACGGCCATGAGCGGCTCGAGGATGACCGGGTCGGCACGACGAGCGGCCTCCTTGTAGGCCATCGAGCCGGCGATCTTGAACGCCATCTCCGAGGAGTCGACGTCGTGCGACGCGCCATCGATCAGGGTCGCCTTGACACCCACGGTGGGGTAGCCGGCGAGAACGCCGACCTGCATGGCGTCCTGGATGCCCGCATCCACCGAGGGGATGTACTCGCGCGGAACGCGACCACCGGTGACGGCGTTCACGAACTCGTACGAGGTCTCCGGGGTGACCTCGAGCGGCTCGAGCGAGATCTGCACCTTCGCGAACTGACCGGATCCACCGGTCTGCTTCTTGTGGGTGTAGTCGTACTTCTCAACCGTGCGGCGCAGCGTCTCGCGGTAGGCCACCTGGGGCTTGCCGACGTTGGCCTCGACGTTGAACTCGCGCTTCATGCGGTCGACGAGGATGTCGAGGTGGAGCTCGCCCATGCCCTTGATGATGGTCTGGCCGGTCTCCTGGTTCTGCTCGGTGCGGAACGTCGGGTCCTCTTCGGCCAGCTTCTGGATCGCGGTGCCCAGCTTCTCCTGGTCGGCCTTGGTCTTCGGCTCGATGGCGACCTCGATGACGGGCTCGGGGAACGTCATCGACTCGAGGATGACCTGCGCGCTCGGGTCGCTGAGGGTGTCACCGGTGGTGGTGTCCTTCAGGCCGATGACCGCGTAGATGTGACCGGCGGTGACCGAGTCGACCGGGTTCTCCTTGTTGGCGTGCATCTGGAAGATCTTCCCGATGCGCTCCTTCTTGCCCTTGGTCGAGTTGATGATCTGCGCGCCCGAGTCGAGCTTGCCCGAGTAGACGCGGATGTATGTCAGACGGCCGAAGAACGGATGCGTCATGATCTTGAAGGCGAGGGCCGAGAAGGGCTCGGCCGAGTCGGCCTTGCGCTCGATGACCTTCTCCTCGTCGCGGACGTCGTGGCCCTCGACAGCGGGCACGTCGAGCGGCGACGGGAGGTAGTCGACGACCGCGTCGAGCATCGGCTGCACGCCGCGGTTCTTGAAGGCCGAGCCGCAGAACACGGGGTAGATCGCCGAGTCGAGCACGAGCTTGCGCACGGCGCCCTTGATCTCGTCGATCGTGAGCTCCTCGCCGCCGAAGAACTTCTCGAGCAGCGCGTCGTCGGTCTCGGCGACGGTCTCGAGCAGCAGCTGACGGTACTCGTTGGCCTTCTCGACCAGGTCGGCCGGGATCTCCTCGACGGCGTACTCGGCGCCCATCTTCACGTCACCCTTGGCGTCGCCGCGCCAGGTCTTGGCGTTCATCTCGACCAGGTCGACGACGCCCTCGAACGAGGACTCCGAACCGATCGGGAGCTGCATGACCAGCGGCTTCGCGCCGAGGCGCTTGATGATGGTGTCGACCGTGAAGTAGAAGTCGGCGCCCAGCTTGTCCATCTTGTTGACGAAGCAGATGCGGGGCACGTCGTACTTGTCGGCCTGACGCCAGACGGTCTCCGACTGGGGCTCGACGCCCTCCTTGCCGTCGAAGACGGCGACGGCGCCATCGAGCACGCGCAGGTTGCGCTCGACCTCGACCGTGAAGTCCACGTGGCCGGGGGTGTCGATGATGTTGAGCTGGGTGCCCTTCCAGAAGGCGGTCGTCGCGGCCGACGTGATGGTGATGCCGCGCTCCTGCTCCTGCGCCATCCAGTCCATCGTCGCGGCGCCATCGTGCACCTCGCCGATCTTGTGGGTGATGCCCGTGTAGAACAGGATGCGCTCGGTCGTGGTGGTCTTGCCGGCATCGATGTGCGCCATGATGCCGAAGTTGCGGACCTTGTTGAGGTCGGTGAGCACGTCCTGTGCCACGGGGTTTCCTTCCGGGAGAAAGTGGATGCGGGGAGCGGGGCCGGGTTCGCCGGCCCCGCTCGACGCGGGCTGTTACCAGCGGTAGTGCGCGAAGGCCTTGTTCGACTCGGCCATCTTGTGGGTGTCCTCGCGACGCTTCACAGCGGCGCCGAGGCCGTTCGAGGCGTCGAGGATCTCGTTGGTCAGACGCTCGGTCATCGTCTTCTCGCGACGCGACTTGGCGTACGAGGTGAGCCAGCGCAGCGCGAGGGTGTTCGCGCGGTGCGGCTTGACCTCGACCGGCACCTGGTAGGTCGAGCCGCCGACGCGGCGGCTCTTGACCTCGAGGGTGGGGCGCACGTTGTCGAGCGCCTTCTTGAGAACCTGGACGGCATCCTGACCGGACTTCGAGCCGACGCCGGAGAGCGCGTCGTAGACGATGCGCTCGGCGAGGCCCTTCTTGCCATCGACCAGGATCTTGTTGACGAGCTGGCTCACGATGGGCGCGCCGTACACCGGATCGGCGACGACGGGGCGCTTCGGAGCGGGTCCCTTGCGAGGCATTACTTCTTGTCCTTCTTCGCGCCGTAGCGGCTGCGGGCCTGCTGACGGTTCTTCACGGCCTGGGTGTCGAGCGCGCCGCGCACGATCTTGTAGCGGACGCCGGGGAGGTCCTTCACACGACCACCGCGCACGAGCACCATCGAGTGCTCCTGCAGGTTGTGGCCCTCGCCGGGGATGTAGGCGGTGACCTCGGTGCCGTTCGAGAGCTTCACACGGGCGACTTTGCGGAGCGCGGAGTTCGGCTTCTTCGGGGTGGTGGTGTAGACGCGGGTGCAGACGCCGCGCTGCTGGGGGTTCGCCTTCAGGGCGGGCGCCTTGGTCTTGACGACCTTCGGCGTGCGGCCCTTGCGCACCAGCTGCTGAATGGTGGGCACTACTGATTCTCCTTGTCGCTGCACGGTGACAGCGTTTGATGGGATGTGATTTCGGCCATCGAGATCCGCCGCCCGATCGACCTGCGAGCAGGTGCGACAGCGGTGGCTGGCGGATATGCCGTGGGGGTGGGCTATTGGATCTCCCTGACGGGGGACCCGGTGAGCCGGCTGCCCGTGTGCACGACGAAGCGCACACACGCGGTCAAGATTACCCCGCGTGTCGTCTGCGCCGCAAGGTGACGCCGAGCTGGAGACGGGGCTCCCCCATCGGCTCCGGCGAGTGTCCGGAACCTCGGGTGTCTCGAGAACGTCGGGAACGCGTAACGCCCCGCCGGGAAGCCCGGCGGGGCGCACGCGTGCAAGGTCAGCGGAGGGATTGCTGCTTGCAGTCTGGCCGGCGGCGCAAAAAAGGGGGGATGCGCCGCCGGGGTCTGGGTGGATGGAGTGGCGTCAGCCGTTCGCGGGCGTTGCAGCAGGCGCGGTGTTCGCGACCGT encodes:
- a CDS encoding nucleoside/nucleotide kinase family protein encodes the protein MPSPEIPGLDALVARALDLLHGSPAAPGRSRTRVLIGIAGSPGAGKTTLAKALVARLGEREDGIAGYLPLDGFHLANATLDRLGIHDRKGAIDTFDGWGFVGLLERVRRELDHTVYAPSFRREVDEGVAGEIAVEPEHRIVVVEGNYLLDDAEPWDEIVALLDEAWFCAAPDDARVERLVDRHTRHGRSVEAATAWAHDVDGVNAERIERSASRAVLRVSGVDGRILAPLD
- a CDS encoding carbohydrate ABC transporter permease; the encoded protein is MTAIDEPGIRRATAISEREVKRQERAARNKLTSKGATIAAIIIAIIWTIPTFGLFVTSFRPGADSSSSGWWTVFTNPSFTLDNYFSALTSGGTALTLGQSFINSLAIAIPATLIPIAVASLAAYAFAWIPFKGRSVAFVAVFALQIVPIQMALVPLLSLFSRGLTINGVSVFPGFDLRDADHSFATVWIAHAVFAMPLAIFLLHNFISEIPGEIIEAARVDGAGHGQIFFRLILPLAMPAIASFAIFQFLWVWNDLLVATIFAPSSSLPLTQTLNSLSGSWGAQWYLQSAGAFISIIVPLVVFFSLQRFFVRGLLAGATKG
- a CDS encoding carbohydrate ABC transporter permease, coding for MAVLSPGVTRRRRIPRSVTGAIVAVAAVGIVALFLVLVTRPAVSGAAPTSLGFSLNSFFRFLGGLHPLVQIPIMVVAFAAVVAIILVLIEFAPRPGPGYFVLRLAACFIIPVIAFMMLRPLQNATLYVVGIALLAGALLFFADYRAREGSGYVFQLVIFLAPAALLLILGLVYPALSTIWQSFFDKTGKTFVGLENYAWTFTNPDGFWSVINTLIWALIAPVISTLIGLVYAVFIDKARGEKFLKVLVFMPVAISFVGAGIIWKFVYDFREGQQIGLLNAIVTGLGGQPVSWLSNEVLNTFCLLLVFIWTQTGFAMVILSAAIKGVPTEQIEAARLDGANAWEVFRNVTVPGIRSSVIVVLTTITIASLKVYDIVAVMTGGRNNSTVLGFEMVNQQQRFQSYGHSSALAVVLFLFVLPLIIYNVRQMRKQKEVR
- a CDS encoding ABC transporter substrate-binding protein, encoding MSNWTRRRRLLVPMAFAGAAALILAGCAESSGDGGSGKTTVEISGGITGGEADALNKSFDQFTKDTGIKVKYTGDKSFEGNIVTKVTGGSAPDIAIVPQPGLLKSLIGTGEVKEASDAVSKNVDKYWGEDWKAYGTDDGKFYAAPMLANLKGYVWYSPAKFKEWGVEVPQTWDELISLTKTITEKSGGPSWCAGFASDAASGWPGTDWIEDLVLRQAGPDTYDDWVSGKVKFTDPQIKKAFDSVGQILLDPQYVNAGFGDVKSINSTAFADVAAKVADGSCPMTHQASFLSSNFLETKNAAGETTKVAPDGDVYAFVLPGEEAGQKSVEAGGEFVTGFSDDANVQKVIEYMSTPEWANARVKLGGVVSANKGADPTLASSEFLTETMKTLQSDDTTVRFDASDLMPATVGSGSFWKGMVNWIDGTPTDKVLADIQAGYDN
- the tuf gene encoding elongation factor Tu; this encodes MAKAKFERTKPHVNIGTIGHVDHGKTTLTAAISKVLADKYPSDTNVKRDFASIDSAPEERQRGITINISHVEYETPKRHYAHVDAPGHADYIKNMITGAAQMDGAILVVAATDGPMAQTREHVLLAKQVGVPYLLVALNKSDMVDDEEILELVELEVRELLSSQDFDGDNAPVVRVSGLKALEGDEKWAQSVLDLMEAVDDNIPDPVRDKDKPFLMPIEDVFTITGRGTVVTGRAERGTLAINSEVEIVGIRPTQKTTVTGIEMFHKQLDEAWAGENCGLLLRGTKREDVERGQVVVKPGSVTPHTNFEGTAYILSKDEGGRHNPFYANYRPQFYFRTTDVTGVITLPEGTEMVMPGDTTDMTVELIQPIAMEEGLGFAIREGGRTVGAGKVTKINK
- the fusA gene encoding elongation factor G, with amino-acid sequence MAQDVLTDLNKVRNFGIMAHIDAGKTTTTERILFYTGITHKIGEVHDGAATMDWMAQEQERGITITSAATTAFWKGTQLNIIDTPGHVDFTVEVERNLRVLDGAVAVFDGKEGVEPQSETVWRQADKYDVPRICFVNKMDKLGADFYFTVDTIIKRLGAKPLVMQLPIGSESSFEGVVDLVEMNAKTWRGDAKGDVKMGAEYAVEEIPADLVEKANEYRQLLLETVAETDDALLEKFFGGEELTIDEIKGAVRKLVLDSAIYPVFCGSAFKNRGVQPMLDAVVDYLPSPLDVPAVEGHDVRDEEKVIERKADSAEPFSALAFKIMTHPFFGRLTYIRVYSGKLDSGAQIINSTKGKKERIGKIFQMHANKENPVDSVTAGHIYAVIGLKDTTTGDTLSDPSAQVILESMTFPEPVIEVAIEPKTKADQEKLGTAIQKLAEEDPTFRTEQNQETGQTIIKGMGELHLDILVDRMKREFNVEANVGKPQVAYRETLRRTVEKYDYTHKKQTGGSGQFAKVQISLEPLEVTPETSYEFVNAVTGGRVPREYIPSVDAGIQDAMQVGVLAGYPTVGVKATLIDGASHDVDSSEMAFKIAGSMAYKEAARRADPVILEPLMAVEVRTPEEYMGDVIGDLNSRRGQIQSMEDATGVKVVSAKVPLSEMFGYVGDLRSKTSGRAVYSMTFDSYSEVPKAVAEEIVQKAKGE
- the rpsG gene encoding 30S ribosomal protein S7, encoding MPRKGPAPKRPVVADPVYGAPIVSQLVNKILVDGKKGLAERIVYDALSGVGSKSGQDAVQVLKKALDNVRPTLEVKSRRVGGSTYQVPVEVKPHRANTLALRWLTSYAKSRREKTMTERLTNEILDASNGLGAAVKRREDTHKMAESNKAFAHYRW
- the rpsL gene encoding 30S ribosomal protein S12, whose protein sequence is MPTIQQLVRKGRTPKVVKTKAPALKANPQQRGVCTRVYTTTPKKPNSALRKVARVKLSNGTEVTAYIPGEGHNLQEHSMVLVRGGRVKDLPGVRYKIVRGALDTQAVKNRQQARSRYGAKKDKK